In Lotus japonicus ecotype B-129 chromosome 5, LjGifu_v1.2, one genomic interval encodes:
- the LOC130717183 gene encoding NAD(P)H dehydrogenase (quinone) FQR1-like isoform X1 has product MQTPERSRKRPREGGGSSSMAAEDQEGSSSSMSVDEASSSSMPPVRVFIVFYPMDGQVEILARRILDGVNSVQGVEAKLWTVPEPLPAELRAPTKSDVSTITANEFIKADCVILGFPARFGMMASQFKAFLETTESDAQKGFFASKPAGIFYSSNTPGSGQETAALTAVTQLAHLGMILVPIGYPSDIDMFQGGSLMEMKGGSPYGTGTYTGVDGFKQPTPRELDSAFRQGKHTAEIAKQLKDYGFQRCMEDIW; this is encoded by the exons ATGCAAACACCAGAGCGTAGCAGGAAGAGGCCGAGAGAAGGAGGAGGATCATCTTCAATGGCTGCGGAAGATCAAGAAGGATCATCATCTTCAATGTCTGTGGACGaagcatcatcatcttcaatgcCTCCTGTGAGAGTTTTCATAGT GTTTTATCCGATGGATGGTCAAGTGGAGATACTAGCAAGGAGAATACTCGACGGGGTTAATTCTGTACAAGGTGTTGAGGCAAAACTATGGACG GTACCTGAGCCACTGCCAGCTGAGCTAAGAGCACCAACCAAGAGTGATGTATCAACCATCACTGCAAACGAATTCATAAAGGCTGATTGTGTAATCTTGGGCTTCCCAGCAAGGTTTGGAATGATGGCTTCTCAGTTCAAAGCCTTTCTAGAAACTACTGAATCTGATGCGCAAAAAGGCTTTTTTGCATCCAAGCCTGCTGGCATCTTCTACAGCAGCAATACCCCAGGCAGTGGACAAGAGACTGCAGC GCTCACTGCTGTAACTCAGCTGGCTCATCTTGGAATGATATTGGTTCCGATTGGATATCCATCGGATATTGACATGTTTCAGGGAGGATCACTCATGGAAATGAAAGGTGGAAGTCCATATGGGACAGGAACTTATACTGGTGTTGATGGCTTTAAACAGCCAACTCCGCGTGAATTGGATTCAGCATTTCGTCAAGGAAAACATACTGCCGAGATCGCAAAGCAGCTCAAGGATTATGGTTTTCAGAGA TGTATGGAAGATATCTGGTGA
- the LOC130717184 gene encoding cytokinin riboside 5'-monophosphate phosphoribohydrolase LOG7, which translates to MEDTKSRFKRICVYCGSSSGNKASYQEAAVELGKEMVERRIDLVYGGGSVGLMGLVSQAVHDGGRHVLGVIPKSLMPREITGDPIGEVRAVSDMHQRKAEMARQADAFIALPGGYGTLEELLEIITWAQLGIHSKPVGLLNVDGFYNSLLCFIDKAVDEGFISPKARRIIVSAPTAKQLVRELEEHVPEKDEVVSKLVWEERLSYVPESEVAL; encoded by the exons ATGGAAGATACTAAATCAAGGTTCAAGAGGATCTGCGTCTACTGTGGAAGCAGTTCTGGGAACAAAGCTAGTTACCAAGAAGCTGCTGTCGAACTAGGCAAGGAGATG GTGGAGAGAAGGATTGATTTGGTCTATGGAGGTGGTAGCGTGGGGCTGATGGGTCTTGTTTCTCAGGCAGTTCATGATGGTGGACGCCATGTTCTTGG TGTTATCCCAAAAAGTCTCATGCCAAGAGAG ATAACTGGTGATCCTATTGGTGAAGTGAGAGCTGTATCTGATATGCACCAAAGGAAAGCTGAGATGGCTCGTCAAGCTGATGCCTTCATTGCCCTTCCGG GTGGATATGGAACTCTTGAAGAATTGCTGGAAATCATTACATGGGCTCAGCTTGGGATCCACAGCAAACCG GTGGGCCTGTTGAATGTGGATGGATTTTACAATTCCCTGTTGTGTTTCATTGACAAGGCCGTTGATGAAGGCTTTATCTCACCAAAAGCACGTCGCATAATCGTGTCAGCACCCACAGCCAAACAATTGGTGAGGGAGCTAGAG GAACATGTACCTGAGAAAGATGAAGTTGTATCCAAGTTGGTGTGGGAAGAGAGGCTAAGTTACGTGCCCGAATCAGAAGTTGCATTGTGA
- the LOC130719231 gene encoding uncharacterized protein LOC130719231 translates to MTLDAFSGDSDPMEHLRYFNTKMVIGGATDEVKCRLLPSTFKGMVMQWFIRQPPFSIDNFTDLSTKFLTQFSANKTTKATMFDLISIHQQPGEKLKTYMARFSKMAVQLEEDNPDLCLASFKNGLRAGDLNRDLTRRPARDMMDLRARVQKFFLIEQDDQKKQEREEGRKNVQPGGVAQDKPKAGKDTRLAQTPRTPRLGPYQNSKPGFQNTWHRNPQGTTTAPVSQHVASPNTVPLTKLNAPLSAILRAVGQTNIVQYPPPPRRPPTNVDTNRWCEYHKTLGHTSDNCWNLRREIGRLIKAGHLANFVKDAATPEAAKVTQADKGKGKEVVEELGDPVGECSSIA, encoded by the coding sequence ATGACATTAGATGCCTTCTCGGGCGATTCTGATCCCATGGAGCATTTGAGGTACTTTAACACCAAAATGGTTATTGGTGGGGCGACGGACGAGGTGAAGTGCAGACTGTTGCCATCAACATTCAAGGGAATGgtgatgcagtggttcattagaCAACCGCCTTTCTCAATTGACAATTTTACGGACTTGTCCACtaagttcttaactcaattctccgccaacaaAACTACAAAAGCAACTATGTTTGATctcatcagcatacatcagcagccAGGAGAGAAGCTAAAGACCTACATGGcgcgcttcagcaagatggctgTTCAACTGGAGGAGGATAACCCGGATCTATGTttggcgtctttcaaaaatggccttagggcgggagatttgaatcgAGATTTAACAAGACGACCAGCGCGTgacatgatggatcttcgcgctcgagTTCAGAAATTCTTCTTAATTGAGCAAGACGATCAGAAAAAGCAAGAAAGGGAGGAGGGACGGAAAAACGTCCAGCCCGGCGGAGTTGCGCAGGACAAACCCAAGGCTGGAAAGGATACAAGGCTAGCTCAAACTCCACGCACACCAAGGCTTGGcccatatcaaaactccaaacctgGATTCCAGAATACATGGCATAGAAATCCTCAAGGCACCACCACAGCTCCGGTTAGTCAACATGTTGCATCGCCAAATACGGTACCACTTACCAAACTGAATGCCCCCCTAAGTGCCATATTGAGGGCAGTAGGACAGACAAATATTGTGCAATATCCGCCGCCACCTCGGCGACCACCAACTAATGTGGACACAAACagatggtgtgagtaccacaaaaCGCTGGGTCATACCtcggataattgttggaacttgcGGCGGGAGATTGGCAGGCTAATTAAGGCTGGACATCTGGCAAATTTTGTTAAAGATGCAGCAACGCCAGAGGCCGCCAAGGTAACTCAAGCggacaaaggaaaaggaaaggaggTGGTAGAAGAGTTGGGCGACCCTGTAGGAGAATGCTCATCCATTGCATGA
- the LOC130717183 gene encoding quinone-oxidoreductase QR2-like isoform X2: MDGQVEILARRILDGVNSVQGVEAKLWTVPEPLPAELRAPTKSDVSTITANEFIKADCVILGFPARFGMMASQFKAFLETTESDAQKGFFASKPAGIFYSSNTPGSGQETAALTAVTQLAHLGMILVPIGYPSDIDMFQGGSLMEMKGGSPYGTGTYTGVDGFKQPTPRELDSAFRQGKHTAEIAKQLKDYGFQRCMEDIW; this comes from the exons ATGGATGGTCAAGTGGAGATACTAGCAAGGAGAATACTCGACGGGGTTAATTCTGTACAAGGTGTTGAGGCAAAACTATGGACG GTACCTGAGCCACTGCCAGCTGAGCTAAGAGCACCAACCAAGAGTGATGTATCAACCATCACTGCAAACGAATTCATAAAGGCTGATTGTGTAATCTTGGGCTTCCCAGCAAGGTTTGGAATGATGGCTTCTCAGTTCAAAGCCTTTCTAGAAACTACTGAATCTGATGCGCAAAAAGGCTTTTTTGCATCCAAGCCTGCTGGCATCTTCTACAGCAGCAATACCCCAGGCAGTGGACAAGAGACTGCAGC GCTCACTGCTGTAACTCAGCTGGCTCATCTTGGAATGATATTGGTTCCGATTGGATATCCATCGGATATTGACATGTTTCAGGGAGGATCACTCATGGAAATGAAAGGTGGAAGTCCATATGGGACAGGAACTTATACTGGTGTTGATGGCTTTAAACAGCCAACTCCGCGTGAATTGGATTCAGCATTTCGTCAAGGAAAACATACTGCCGAGATCGCAAAGCAGCTCAAGGATTATGGTTTTCAGAGA TGTATGGAAGATATCTGGTGA